The following proteins are encoded in a genomic region of Leifsonia psychrotolerans:
- a CDS encoding glycoside hydrolase family 16 protein — protein sequence MLIVGALVGAVLIPTAAATAAPSPRATAPKAAASAATNSTTTLIGFGSADWSYFRGTSAPAATWTSSKVAGWAAGKAPLGFGTNAGPLGTTLKNSFATKPLASYFQKSFTLPEVPAAGVALTTWADDGVIVYVNGKEVVRKNLPTGTIKDTSYATAAPQSTAAQAAKVTATIPASALKAGSNLISVQVQSNWRNTPNSTFDAQLTMVRSTAAVPTPTPTTPAAPTPTPKPTSTPTATPAPTPTKVPVAPAPEQPESSTGNIPGWGAPSWRDEFDYVDPTSKKPAIDPTKWNVRDRSDLGLLFDAAVPSKDQVSVDANGVAHLKATWLDTPVIRPANQTGPTELWHKTAYMDQRSLRPGDVSKGQQYGRWEMKAKVPTGPKTYGALAAFWLRNSQSGEIDMMEAWGYNDKAAPGGQRINTATTTVHTQTSGAGNEKYIWHHSDFGAPTPIWDGFHTFAFELTPSYASIIIDGKKIMTTTPAASPNLWNAKYFGSPLHMRLNLHVGPSEKYWGLPDPAHKDWTQNLDFQVDYVRTWAYQG from the coding sequence ATGCTCATAGTCGGCGCCCTCGTCGGCGCCGTTCTCATTCCCACCGCGGCGGCGACCGCTGCGCCATCCCCCCGGGCCACCGCACCGAAGGCTGCAGCTTCTGCCGCGACCAACAGCACGACCACTCTTATTGGCTTTGGCAGTGCTGACTGGTCCTACTTCCGTGGCACGTCGGCACCCGCCGCAACCTGGACGTCCTCGAAAGTGGCCGGCTGGGCCGCCGGCAAAGCGCCCCTCGGCTTCGGCACCAACGCTGGGCCGCTCGGCACGACACTGAAGAACAGCTTCGCGACGAAGCCTCTCGCCAGTTATTTCCAGAAGAGTTTCACTCTCCCGGAGGTGCCGGCCGCTGGAGTTGCGCTCACCACCTGGGCCGATGACGGAGTCATTGTCTACGTGAACGGAAAGGAAGTCGTTCGCAAGAATCTTCCCACCGGCACGATCAAAGACACCAGCTATGCGACTGCTGCCCCGCAGAGCACGGCAGCTCAGGCTGCCAAAGTGACGGCGACGATTCCTGCGTCAGCGCTCAAGGCCGGCTCCAATCTCATCTCTGTACAGGTGCAGTCCAACTGGCGGAACACCCCTAATTCGACGTTTGACGCGCAACTTACAATGGTTCGCTCCACTGCGGCCGTTCCCACCCCCACACCGACCACCCCGGCCGCGCCCACGCCCACGCCGAAGCCCACGTCCACACCGACGGCAACGCCGGCTCCGACTCCGACGAAAGTTCCGGTGGCTCCGGCTCCCGAACAGCCCGAGTCCTCGACGGGAAACATCCCCGGCTGGGGAGCGCCGAGTTGGCGTGACGAGTTCGACTATGTCGATCCGACGTCGAAGAAGCCAGCCATCGACCCCACCAAATGGAACGTGCGTGACCGCAGCGACCTGGGGCTCCTGTTCGACGCAGCCGTACCCAGCAAAGACCAGGTCTCTGTTGACGCCAACGGCGTTGCTCACCTGAAGGCCACCTGGCTCGACACCCCCGTCATCCGTCCGGCGAACCAGACCGGACCGACCGAGCTCTGGCACAAGACCGCGTACATGGACCAGCGTTCACTGCGTCCCGGCGATGTGTCGAAGGGTCAGCAGTACGGACGCTGGGAGATGAAGGCCAAGGTTCCGACCGGCCCGAAGACCTACGGCGCCCTCGCCGCATTCTGGCTGCGCAACTCGCAGTCCGGTGAGATCGACATGATGGAGGCCTGGGGCTACAACGATAAGGCAGCCCCGGGTGGCCAGCGCATCAACACCGCCACCACCACTGTGCACACCCAAACCTCCGGTGCCGGGAACGAGAAGTACATCTGGCACCACTCTGACTTCGGGGCCCCCACTCCGATCTGGGATGGGTTCCACACCTTCGCCTTCGAGCTCACGCCGAGTTACGCCTCGATCATCATCGATGGCAAGAAGATCATGACCACGACGCCGGCGGCGAGCCCGAATCTCTGGAACGCGAAGTACTTCGGTTCGCCCCTGCACATGCGTTTGAACCTGCACGTCGGACCGTCGGAAAAGTACTGGGGACTGCCTGACCCGGCCCACAAGGACTGGACGCAGAACCTCGACTTCCAGGTCGATTACGTGCGCACCTGGGCCTACCAGGGCTAG